Proteins from one Silurus meridionalis isolate SWU-2019-XX chromosome 3, ASM1480568v1, whole genome shotgun sequence genomic window:
- the acvr2aa gene encoding activin receptor type-2A isoform X2, which produces MGSATNLAFGVFLISCSSGAILGRSETRECVQYNYSPSTEQQGNRSGIEACVGDKDKRLHCFATWRNVSGNVAVVKQGCWLDDVNCYDSTECVEKKEDPDVFFCCCEGNMCNEKFFYNPDAPSLQTTSNPFTQKPPLFSTLLYSLVPIMGIAAIALLSFWMYRHHKLAYPPVLVPTQDPGPMPPSPILGQKPLQLLEIKARGRFGCVWKARLLSDYVAVKIFPIQDKQSWQNEYEIFNLPCMRHENILHFIGAEKRGANLDTELWLITAYHEKGSLTDYLKANVVTWNELCHIAQTMARGLAYLHADVPGLRDRHKPAVAHRDIKSKNVLLKANLTACIADFGLALRFEAGKSAGDTHGQVGTRRYMAPEVLEGAINFQRDAFLRIDMYAVGLVLWELASRCTAADGPVDEYMLPFEEEVGQHPTLEDMQEVVVHKKLRPMLRECWHKHPGLSMLCETIEECWDHEAEARLSAGCVEERVLQVQRLASISAPDDLVTVVTMVTNVDFPPKESSL; this is translated from the exons atgggTTCCGCAACAAACCTGGCGTTCGGCGTGTTCCTCATCTCATGCTCCTCAG GCGCCATCCTGGGACGCTCCGAGACACGCGAGTGCGTGCAGTACAACTACAGCCCGAGCACGGAGCAGCAGGGCAACCGCTCCGGCATCGAGGCCTGCGTCGGAGACAAGGACAAGCGGCTGCACTGCTTCGCCACGTGGCGCAACGTGTCGGGGAACGTGGCGGTGGTGAAGCAGGGATGCTGGCTCGACGACGTCAACTGCTACGACAG cacggagtgtgtggagaagaaagaggaccccgatgtgtttttttgctgctgcGAAGGCAACATGTGCAACGAGAAGTTTTTCTACAACCCGGACGCTCCGTCTTTACAGA CTACGTCGAACCCGTTCACCCAGAAGCCACCGCTGTTCAGCACCCTCCTGTACTCGCTGGTGCCGATCATGGGCATCGCTGCCATCGCGCTCCTCTCCTTTTGGATGTATCGCCATCACAAGCTGGCGTATCCGCCCGTCCTGGTGCCCACGCAG GACCCTGGCCCCATGCCACCGTCGCCCATCCTCGGCCAGAAGCCGCTGCAGTTGTTGGAGATCAAAGCCCGCGGTCGGTTCGGCTGCGTGTGGAAGGCTCGGCTGCTCAGCGACTACGTGGCCGTCAAGATCTTCCCTATTCAG GATAAACAGTCTTGGCAAAACGAGTACGAGATCTTCAACCTTCCCTGCATGAGGCACGAGAACATCCTCCACTTCATCGGTGCAGAGAAAAGAGGAGCCAACCTGGATACAGAGCTGTGGCTCATTACAGCCTACCACGAAAAG GGGTCGCTGACTGACTATCTGAAGGCCAACGTGGTGACGTGGAACGAGCTTTGCCACATCGCGCAGACCATGGCGCGAGGTCTAGCGTACCTCCATGCAGACGTCCCTGGCCTCAGAGACAGGCACAAGCCAGCCGTAGCTCACAG ggataTAAAGAGTAAGAACGTGCTGTTGAAGGCTAATCTGACTGCCTGCATCGCTGATTTCGGCCTGGCCTTGAGGTTTGAGGCCGGCAAGTCTGCTGGGGACACACACGGACAA GTGGGAACGAGGCGCTACATGGCTCCCGAGGTGCTGGAGGGGGCCATCAATTTCCAGCGAGACGCCTTTCTCAGGATAGACATGTACGCCGTGGGCCTGGTGCTCTGGGAACTGGCGTCCCGCTGCACAGCCGCAGACG GTCCCGTGGACGAGTACATGCTGCCTTTCGAGGAGGAGGTTGGTCAACACCCCACTCTGGAGGACATGCAGGAGGTCGTGGTGCATAAAAAGCTGAGGCCCATGCTACGCGAGTGCTGGCACAAACACCCG GGCCTGAGCATGTTATGCGAGACCATCGAGGAGTGCTGGGACCACGAGGCCGAGGCTCGCCTCTCGGCCGGCTGCGTAGAGGAACGTGTCCTACAGGTGCAGCGCCTCGCCAGCATTTCAGCCCCCGACGACCTCGTCACCGTCGTCACCATGGTGACAAACGTGGACTTTCCTCCCAAAGAATCCAGCCTATGA
- the acvr2aa gene encoding activin receptor type-2A isoform X1, whose product MGSATNLAFGVFLISCSSGAILGRSETRECVQYNYSPSTEQQGNRSGIEACVGDKDKRLHCFATWRNVSGNVAVVKQGCWLDDVNCYDSTECVEKKEDPDVFFCCCEGNMCNEKFFYNPDAPSLQSKTPITDRSSGVFKATSNPFTQKPPLFSTLLYSLVPIMGIAAIALLSFWMYRHHKLAYPPVLVPTQDPGPMPPSPILGQKPLQLLEIKARGRFGCVWKARLLSDYVAVKIFPIQDKQSWQNEYEIFNLPCMRHENILHFIGAEKRGANLDTELWLITAYHEKGSLTDYLKANVVTWNELCHIAQTMARGLAYLHADVPGLRDRHKPAVAHRDIKSKNVLLKANLTACIADFGLALRFEAGKSAGDTHGQVGTRRYMAPEVLEGAINFQRDAFLRIDMYAVGLVLWELASRCTAADGPVDEYMLPFEEEVGQHPTLEDMQEVVVHKKLRPMLRECWHKHPGLSMLCETIEECWDHEAEARLSAGCVEERVLQVQRLASISAPDDLVTVVTMVTNVDFPPKESSL is encoded by the exons atgggTTCCGCAACAAACCTGGCGTTCGGCGTGTTCCTCATCTCATGCTCCTCAG GCGCCATCCTGGGACGCTCCGAGACACGCGAGTGCGTGCAGTACAACTACAGCCCGAGCACGGAGCAGCAGGGCAACCGCTCCGGCATCGAGGCCTGCGTCGGAGACAAGGACAAGCGGCTGCACTGCTTCGCCACGTGGCGCAACGTGTCGGGGAACGTGGCGGTGGTGAAGCAGGGATGCTGGCTCGACGACGTCAACTGCTACGACAG cacggagtgtgtggagaagaaagaggaccccgatgtgtttttttgctgctgcGAAGGCAACATGTGCAACGAGAAGTTTTTCTACAACCCGGACGCTCCGTCTTTACAGAGTAAGACTCCGATCACCGACCGAAGCAGCGGCGTGTTTAAGG CTACGTCGAACCCGTTCACCCAGAAGCCACCGCTGTTCAGCACCCTCCTGTACTCGCTGGTGCCGATCATGGGCATCGCTGCCATCGCGCTCCTCTCCTTTTGGATGTATCGCCATCACAAGCTGGCGTATCCGCCCGTCCTGGTGCCCACGCAG GACCCTGGCCCCATGCCACCGTCGCCCATCCTCGGCCAGAAGCCGCTGCAGTTGTTGGAGATCAAAGCCCGCGGTCGGTTCGGCTGCGTGTGGAAGGCTCGGCTGCTCAGCGACTACGTGGCCGTCAAGATCTTCCCTATTCAG GATAAACAGTCTTGGCAAAACGAGTACGAGATCTTCAACCTTCCCTGCATGAGGCACGAGAACATCCTCCACTTCATCGGTGCAGAGAAAAGAGGAGCCAACCTGGATACAGAGCTGTGGCTCATTACAGCCTACCACGAAAAG GGGTCGCTGACTGACTATCTGAAGGCCAACGTGGTGACGTGGAACGAGCTTTGCCACATCGCGCAGACCATGGCGCGAGGTCTAGCGTACCTCCATGCAGACGTCCCTGGCCTCAGAGACAGGCACAAGCCAGCCGTAGCTCACAG ggataTAAAGAGTAAGAACGTGCTGTTGAAGGCTAATCTGACTGCCTGCATCGCTGATTTCGGCCTGGCCTTGAGGTTTGAGGCCGGCAAGTCTGCTGGGGACACACACGGACAA GTGGGAACGAGGCGCTACATGGCTCCCGAGGTGCTGGAGGGGGCCATCAATTTCCAGCGAGACGCCTTTCTCAGGATAGACATGTACGCCGTGGGCCTGGTGCTCTGGGAACTGGCGTCCCGCTGCACAGCCGCAGACG GTCCCGTGGACGAGTACATGCTGCCTTTCGAGGAGGAGGTTGGTCAACACCCCACTCTGGAGGACATGCAGGAGGTCGTGGTGCATAAAAAGCTGAGGCCCATGCTACGCGAGTGCTGGCACAAACACCCG GGCCTGAGCATGTTATGCGAGACCATCGAGGAGTGCTGGGACCACGAGGCCGAGGCTCGCCTCTCGGCCGGCTGCGTAGAGGAACGTGTCCTACAGGTGCAGCGCCTCGCCAGCATTTCAGCCCCCGACGACCTCGTCACCGTCGTCACCATGGTGACAAACGTGGACTTTCCTCCCAAAGAATCCAGCCTATGA